A window of the Diorhabda carinulata isolate Delta chromosome 1, icDioCari1.1, whole genome shotgun sequence genome harbors these coding sequences:
- the LOC130904096 gene encoding transcriptional adapter 3, whose amino-acid sequence MNGSKRVAHTTPKNNVRYSGKLKDILQSSTSRHKSEGKVVEPDLLNIPVIKQSENAKLLPKYTSILAKTGEDSVSMDDLDLLQQDLEKLLSTSAVRIRYLLAEIGEIDKNDESHERKAHVKTSLKRKRIDEKPKFKDFKVTLPKNNSDKFWASIEPFCVSVTKDDVAFLDCIIKEFSREIDIKIPEIGEHYANGWSEDIMNDEQNLGKSHNKKTATTNEIKKSGLNALVETFSIPQTQRLLAGLLEEKVLTNHPKNGENGIKIHKLRSSDFSKLKSSTGGQKIGTCLDRRLKKELVEQGILTIEDLTMNAPEDEILSEIKKCQQELTTVNEYNLEELNKLRSLVLNDLHSNEVKEQLEEVDKEVLDLYNQIVVTRKTAQQEEGDDFDKTIFSEQIKKEFETQTDALLKQQIELNKNINGLTDMQLIY is encoded by the exons ATGAATGGATCAAAGCGTGTAGCACATACGACACCAAAGAATAATGTCCGATACAGTGGGAAGTTGAAAGATATACTACAGTCTTCAACATCAAGACATAAATCTGAAGGAAAAGTTGTGGAACCTGACCTATTGAATATTCCAGTTattaaacaaagtgaaaatgCAAAACTGCTACCAAAATATACTTCAA ttttggCTAAAACAGGAGAAGACAGTGTTTCTATGGATGATTTGGATTTATTACAACAAGATTTAGAAAAACTTTTGTCTACTAGTGCAGTTAGAATTAGATATTTACTTGCTGAAATAGgggaaattgataaaaatgatgaaagtcATGAGAGAAAAGCACATGTTAAA ACTTCCTTAAAAAGGAAAAGGATAGATGAAAAACCTAAGTTCAAGGATTTTAAAGTTActttaccaaaaaataattcagataAATTCTGGGCTTCAATTGAACCTTTCTGTGTCAGTGTCACCAAAGATGATGTTGCT TTTTTAGATTGTATAATTAAAGAATTCTCTAgagaaattgatataaaaattccCGAAATTGGTGAGCATTATGCGAATGGATGGTCAGAAGATATAATGAATGATGAGCAAAACCTAGGAAAATCACATAATAAGAAGACTGCTACCACAAATGAAATCAAGAAAAGTGGATTGAACGC gTTGGTAGAAACTTTTTCCATTCCACAAACTCAAAGGCTTTTAGCAGGTCttttagaagaaaaagtatTGACAAATCACccaaaaaatggagaaaatggTATTAAGATCCATAAACTGAGAT CAtccgatttttcaaaattgaaatcttCAACAGGTGGCCAAAAAATAGGCACATGTTTAGATAGGAGATTGAAAAAGGAACTCGTGGAACAAGGTATTCTTACTATAGAAGATTTAACTATG aatgCACCAGAAGATGAAATATTGAGTGAAATTAAGAAATGCCAACAAGAACTGACCACTGTAAATGAGTATAACTTAGaagaattgaacaaattaaGGTCCCTCGTATTAAATGATTTACATTCCAATGAAGTAAAGGAACAACTAGAAGAAGTAGACAAAGAAGTATTGGATTTGTACAACCAAATTGTAGTAACGCGGAAAACAGCACAGCAAGAAGAAGGGgatgattttgataaaacaatattttctgaACAAATAAAGAAAGAGTTTGAAACTCAAACTGATGCCTTATTAAAACAACAAATagaacttaataaaaatattaacggTCTTACAGATATGCAACTGATTTATTGA